ACTTCTGCCATAGAGCAAGAATGAACATTTTCAATCTTCAAAGGAAACAACCTATTTTGGCTCATTTTCACAATAGCAATAATTCCTTTGGAAGAATTAGAAATTTCACATGCATCATTCCTTAAGATGATGACATATCCTTTTTCTAACAGTTGACCGACACTCAGCAAATTGCTTTTCAAAGCTGGAACATAGAACACATTAGATATGATCTCCACACACCCATTTTTTgttctaaaatttatattacCCTTTCCCATCACATTCACAGTAGATAGATCACCAAAACTAACTGTCGATCGGAAGCTTtcatttaaataagtaaaagaagaCTTACTTCCAGTCATGTGGTTACTACAACCAGTATCCACATACCAAAGAGCTTGTTGGTCAGGCTCTTTTTCAACATGAACTGCCATTAACAAAGTTTCTCCTTCTTTGTTCTCAACGAAATTTGACTTCTCTTGTTTCTCATCAGGCAGCCTAGTATAACATTCAGAACGATAATGACCAAATTTATGACAACGATAACATTCTACCTTGGATTTATCGAAATCCCTTCCTCTGCCTTTACCGTAGTCATTACCTCTAAAATTTCCGCAGCCTTCTTTGTTGCCTCCGTCTCTATTTCCACGATCtgctcttcctcttcctcttcctctaccTCTACCCCTTCCTCTAGAATTGgaagaaataaaagtagaagccttcAAGGCCTGCTCCTCAGAAGTTGAATTTCGATTCATCTTCTGTTCATGTACCAATAAAGAGCTTTGCAATTCATCAAGCGATAACTCATCTATATCTTTTGACTCCTCAATAGAGCAaacaacataatcatacttcGGCGTTAAAGAACGCAATATCTTTTCAACAATTGTGACATCGTTCATCTTCTCTCCATGGAATCGCATTTTGTTGCTAGTCTCCATCGTTCTAGCACAGTAACTCATTACAGACTCTCCTTCCTTCATCTGCAAAGTCTCAAAATCCCTTCTTAAGGCTTGAAGCTGTGCGCGCTTCACTCTAGCAGTACCttgatatttctttctcatGGAGTCCCATATATCCTTGGAAGTTTCTTTACAAAGAATAGTTTCCAAGATAGGACGCTCAATAGCCTGAAAGAGGTAATTTTTTGCCTTCAAATCTTTCAACTTTCTTGCTTCGAACTCCATCTTTTGAGCATTCGTCAAAGCCTCGACTTCCGTTGGAGCGCTGATGCCATCCTCGATAATTTGCCAATACTCTTTTGACCGTAAAAAATTTTCCATCAGCATACTCCAATGGTCATAATGACCATCAAAACGAGGAATGGCTGCTTGCACGAAGTTGTTCTCTGAAGCCATAAACTCACAATATctctctttgttttctttttgaaactAACCTGCAGCTCTGATGCCACTGATAGGAAAGAAACTAATTCCAGAGATATATTGTTGTGTGAGTAAAACACAATGGAGAAGAAGAGAGGACTGATAGAAGAGAATTTTTTATTGACTGAAAAAAAACTGCAATGCAGTCATTCTTATATGCAAAAACATAGTAAACGTTAAGCTAATATATAGTAACTATCCAACAAGATTTTCTCCTAAAAACTAGGTAACATCCCACGTTTAAACTACTTCCTAAAGACTAGGACAAACAAAACagataagaatttattttctaacaGAACTCTAATTTACTAAACTGAATTATTAAACTAACAGTAATCACCtccacaaaaggttcttcggtaaCATTTGTCTGAGGATTAGGACCACATTTTCAAAATCTGCAAAATTGAGCAATATACCCAttcttgccacaaacaaagcatgaCCCTTTTTCTTGAAGTTGTTGATTTGTGCTTGgttattttcaccattatttttcttgggaggtctaccattatttatcttgaattttttcttcttaggctttaacgaagtatttttatgagttttgagagtagcattattcgaagtaatCAAATTACCTTCTttgtgatgttgttctcttctgtttggATAATTGCATCTTGGTCCCTTACTTCTTCCATCGTACTTTTACACTTTGTCATGATGAGATTTAAGTTCATAATCATCCATAGAGATATAATCAAccttccatctcttgaaatggttaccattgaacagaaatggcttgttaaggtctcccatcttgacattcacaattttttcaattgtagccatgatgaatctctttaaaattgttagtgaaaaacttacaagataacaaaaatacaagattaCAACTGAAAATGAAACGAAGAAATGAAAATCCCTTGAAGCTCAGGTATGGATATCTCGCTCTTTTTAAGGGGATTCAAGCCTACTGCAGCAAAGTTTTTCACCGGTCCAACAGTGTGCTCTTTGACTTGTGGAGGAATTAAGAGTGAAAATCAAGTGCCCACCAATGCCATCGACGACTAATGCCATTAACGGCATTTTGCAAAACTGATGTGCATATGGCACTAACTCCAATGGAGTAATGCGGTAATAATGCATCAGTTAAATACCACCCACATTCTGCCAATGAACATCCACAAACATATGTATAACGCAACAACAAAACGATCAATATGACAATGTAATTAACattgatgagaaagaaaaatttaatatacatgGAAGATCATGACcgttatattttttaagactAAGTTACACAATAGACATCAGCAGTGAACGATTCAAGATTTTATGATCGTGATTACTTTTTAAGCtatcaatcataaaatataaatgtctAAATTTAGCACTTGTCATAAGaatatgttatttatataagatagcgaaaaaaatcaataagaaaaattagaataaaaattaCCTTGAAAAAAGAGTTGTTATGGAAAAGCAGAAATAGGACAATTCGTGAtaaggaaagaaagaaagggTGAAAATATAAgagtcaattttaaaataaaaagaatgtgATGTATTGTGGTTTTACGGTATTTtgaatgctttttccttaagagttgtgtgtgtctagagcttttttgtagtagttttaaatatgtatttatttttgttttgcaCGAAAGATGTCCAGGAATAAAATGCAGAAGCGACCCACAaaggccatcgacggtccgtcgtgcaaTCGAGGTCCGTGGATGGTGGCCGTCGACTGAAGTTCAAGCAATTGGGGAAAACTCggggaaatctgaccaagtgtgggggcGACAGAGAGaatcaacggaccgtcctgttcAACCGTCAACGATATTAGAGATAGTCCAAGTACCCGAAGATGGAAAAATTCTAAGGATGAAGCAACAGAAGGCATCGACGAACCGTAaactcatcgacggaccgtactgTTGGTCCGTCAATTGATTTAGAGAGGATATCATCTGAAGGATGAAAAATGATTCTAAGTCTATAccgacggaggcagtcgacaCTCCGTCGTTTCATTGACGGCCCGTTTGCGGGGGTCGTCGATTACAACCAcatttttggacaactttccttatttgaattccttttaatttagacAATGTTTTCTATAAGTAGGGTTTAAAACCTCGTCTTTGGGGTTAGACATTGTTTCTTTTGACCTAGTTTGTGTTTGGAGATTGGGTTTTGCAAACTTTAGCATTAATTCAATTTTCGGATTTGGTTTTCAAGGTTTTATTGCTAAGTCAAGTTGATTTTATGGATTTTATTCGAATtatcaaagtaagttcatgatttcattTTTAACAACTATGAATTCTGTTcttattagcatgggtaactaaatccacaactagggttgtggaaccATGAGTGATtaagctaaataacaattctcaaataggatcttgcatgtattgataattcttttacttagaagtctttttatcGGTGACCAACGTtaaactcgccttgttgctacttgccggaccaaggaggtagttaataagaaaaaaatatcaacatagatttagtgggatactacctaataggctagtgtcgattggtgcgaagtaacaactgagtcatacatcgattatgatgcttaatatgaggtaaaggtaaggattAGTAGTGTATACACACGTAGTCAGATTaaggtgcggggtgaaattctgtaaatgccggaccaaggatttagagatacctaacgtatcactttgcatgcaaatcactagggaagaattgttatagctaggaataCGGCGTTATGatcctatggggaacacttacactctagtttctctcatcacttgataaaagATAAGTCTTTGCTTTTATTAAGTTGTTTTGCTTAGAATTGTTAACGAAGATTTGTGttacaacccccccccccctttaattacttgCTTTTGGAaagaacttgactaaatagaaatTTATCGCccattaaagttaagtctgaatcATTTTCTCGTgtgatcgaccccaacctacaagttaggttctttacttgatacgaccatttatacttctttagggaggtgtaatttgagcgtgtCAGAATGTCACTACGGTAATCAAACCTGGGCATTTAAGCATTATAAGACCTTGATAACACATTTACAACCACCACACCAACTAATACAATTATTTATTGGGTGCTCGCCTTCGATTTTATACATATTGccttaattttgatataagtatATATAGTTTCATACGAGcttaatgggtgctcgagcacctgGGTAGCATCATGTGAGTCCGCCATGGGGAGAGCAATGACAATTTGAAGTATTAAAGGTAAATTAGTCTATAGACTATAATAGAAAAAAGTAGGCACAAAAGGATACTAATTAATCTCAAAAGAGTTCACATACAGTAAAAATCTCtaaaaattaatataggtgggatcatgaaatattattattttgtggaTGTATTATTTAATCTTAATATCTATTATTTACAAAGTGTTTCGACACCGAAAAGTTGTTCAGGGATGAAATCTCAAAGAATTTGAAAGAACAACTTATGAAAATGTCATTCATGAACTTGATGTCATGATTAATGATCATAATTGCCGCAATAAAATTGACATTAATAGCACCTATTTAATGGGTGAAAATGATACATGTTCATAGGTCTAGAGCTTAGAATAAATTGTGAATATCATTGAAAAAACAATGTTGATGATAAAGTTGAAGATGCTGCAATACATTTGAAACCAGTTACACGTAAAAAAACACTTGCTTCTAGAATTCTTCATAGCATTATGGTGTAATTAGAAAAACCAACACTGAAAATCttggatgcaataagaaaagttagagatgAGCTTCGACCACATatgaattttaacaaaaaataacagACATAATAGAATcatttttcactattttttagatatatttgtacttttaaagaattgttaatttataaaattaatgagaccatatatttatataagggtctttaaaaaaatatattattttattatcttatcaAAATGAATAACTTTTTCCATTCACACAAGTCAAGATTGGAGGAAATTACTATCTTagagaaattattaattaatcgaATATAATTTAGTGAggttttaatgtatttaaaagaaaaaatttgttTAATGATAAATTTGACCCATTtggtcttttttaaaaaagaaaagaacagaaaaagaaTACTCCATCTTGTTTAATTTTGTaggtattaaaaaaaaaaggtagttCTATCTTTAATAGGTTCATTTCTTTAGTGGAGTAAAAAAGTGGATTTATTCACTAATCTTTGTTTGGTGAGAGGCAAAGTTGTCACATATGTGGaatttgaactttgaaatgaTTCTattcttttatcttattttattattatttttttatattcttttaaaattagtaGCTTTTTCAGCAAAAGATTTTTGTTCTTCAAGATTCGTTtcagaaagagaaaaaaagaaagaaaatggtcACATTGTCGTCCTTGTGTAAACATTCAGAGGACTGAACCCTAAACTTGCCGACTCACAGAGTaaaaacaaccctagttttccaTGGGCACAGTTCTCAAGCTTTGTTTTTTGTGTCTACAATTAATCTCTGTGCATTGCCATGGAAGGATACTCAAGGATGATAACTCTTCATCTGATCTGTTCAAAAACAGATTTCAAAGGATTTTTCTGAGTATACTTTTTGGTATGTTTACAGGTTTGATTTGTGCACTTGTTTTTGCTTGGCTTGTTCGGAGTTTTGTTCGTTACATTAACAAAGCCCCAATTCTTAAAGGCCCTGTTGTATTTTCTCCTAAAATTCCACCTAAAACTCTGCAATCAGCTCTTGATAATGATACCCAGTTGATTGGGTCAAGTAATTCTGGAAAATATTTCAGAACTGTTCTTGATAATGGGCTTACTGTTGCTGTTAAGAGAATGGAACCTGGTTCTCCACAGTTACACACTAAGTCATTTAAGAGAAGAATACAACATGAACTTGAACTTATTGCTGGTTTAAGGCATAGGAATTTGATGAGTTTAAGGGCGTATGTTCGTGAATCGAATACGTTCTTTTTGGTTTATGATTATGTAAACAGTGGAAGTCTTGAAGATGTGATGAATAAAGTTAGGGAAAATCAATTGCAACTTACTTGGGAAGTTAGGTTACGAATTGCAGTTGGGATTGTTAAGGCTCTTCAGTATCTTCATTTCTCTTGTAATCCTACAGTTTTGCATCGGAATTTGAAGCCCACAAATGTAATGTTGGATGCTGAGTTTGAGCCCAGGTTGGCTGATTGCGGTTTGGCTAAAATCATTCCCACTTTAAATCTCCCTGCTGCATCAAACTATGGTCCTCCAGAATCTTTCCAGAGTTGCaggtatcattttttttttcaaatccaACACTTCGTATGAATTTAGGTTTTCGATAAGCTTAATTGCCTCTTGTTGATGCATTCATGTTGACTGATCAACTTACAATTTTTCGATTTTTGTTTGCTCTGCCTATGTTAAGTGATATTGGAGGTGAACTGTTGCGTTGTGTTATGGGTGGTGTGTTTGTAATGAACACAAATTTGCACTTCGTTATAGCTTTCCACTTTCTTGTTCCCCTTGATTATATTTTCGATTTTTGAAGATGATACTCGATCAATTGTCTCGACATAGAACTTCACAAGTGTAGGGTTGCTTCGGTTCTCTTGTAGTTTATATGATCAAATGATGTTTAATTGTAAAAACTAGTTACCTATCTAAGATCTGTTCTTTAACACAATACATACATACGTTAAGTGATTGAACCTATAGTTGTTGCTATTTCGCAGCAGGTATACTGATAAGAGTGACGTATTTAGCTTTGGGGTTATATTGGGTGTTCTATTAACTGGAAAGTACCCAACAGATCCCTTCTTTGGGGATACATCTACAGGAGGAAGTTTAGCATGTTGGCTTCAACGTTTGCAGGAAGCAGGCGATGCTCGAGAAGCATTGGATAAGAGTATTCTAGGGGAAGAGGTTGAGGAAGATGAGATGTTAATGGCAGTAAAAATAGCAGTTGTATGCTTATCAGACATGCCTGCTGATCGACCTTCCAGTGATGAGCTCGTTTCCATGCTCACCCAATTAAATAGCTTCTAAAGCAGTCAAGGATTCAAATAATCTTTAAGGTTGTTCTTTTGGCTTTCTAAGGTGATAGTTTGTTGTACGTTGAAGCATATCCTTTTGGTAGGTGAACAACGCCTTTTGGTTATCGCAATGTAGTTAGCTCATTCAGGAGATATGACTGATCTGAAGTACTTTTTACCTCTGGAAACAGAGCTGAAACTTGAGAAAGCACTTGAACAATTATCGGTAACAGCTTCATTTTGCCAGGATTGATTGACCTGTGTATGTAAATTTTGAGTAATGTTGTTAATTAAATGATGTTTGTTTTAGGAAGTATTTGCTAACAAGAAGAGAATATGTAACAAATGCACTGGCATTACAGTAGTTTGTGAACATTGGAGACATTTGCATTGATATTGTTTTAACCTTTTGTTAATGACAGTGTGTTTTGTGGGGTTATCTGGTTGTCCTTTTGCAAGACAGTTTTTGTTTATCTATGAATCACGAGTTCTTGTGGCTCTCTGCAAAAGCAAAGGACTAATCTCCGTTTTTTAATGGATAACATAAATGAGGCTAGTCTTAAATGACAATGACATGATgagtcaatttttttaatggatAACATAAATGAGGCTAGTCTGAAAGTTTGGTAACATATTTGAATCTTTTCTCTTATATTAAAGAGAAGTAGTGCGcttgaaatttaaaacattttacgTCTTGAAATTTGCACGAGAACAGTTTGACGCTCAAATCGAGTAATAACATGTGTCTTGGCAACACTCTTATTAAGCTGaaactatgttttaaaattctatagatttttgtttattggtatatttagttggtggtttgGGATATGAATTTTGGGACCTATTATCACACAAAAAGTCACGTATGTACATGATTGTGTtggaataatattttaaatatctcaaaaataatattgtctTTAAAATACTGGAAATGGGTTTGATATAtttctcaactttgtcatttagaacTGAAATACTTCTCGTTATGAAAGTAACTCATATATATTTCTACTGTTACATAAATGACTCAATATACCATTTTCCTCCTacgaaagtgaaaaaaatagttttattttatttttttaattatttatttgaaaaaatataatccatTTGGGATATATTTGATCCCCTCACacgtatttttttaaaaactattctTTCACTTCCGTTagatgaagggtatatgtgagcacCTATTGTAATGATAAGtatatatgtgagtcatttatATAACGATAAATGTACATATAAGTCACTGTCATAACAAAAGGTGTATCAACTTTAAATTCCAATGTTAAGGGATATATCATACCATTTTCCCTTAAAATAGTCTACATTTAATTACCAGTATCTATTAGCAGTAAATATGGCAACATTATGTGCTACTACTCCTCTATTCCTTTTTATTAGTCTAATTTTGACTTTTGACTTGCAtctttttacttgtcatttttgtcaattcaataaaatataatatttttaacatgttattcttcaatttatttaGAGGGGCAGTGTTCTTTTAAAAAAGCATAACCTTTTTAATGAGTAAATTGATTTAAATGGTAAACTCActtatatcaattattattttcttaataggcgtgccaaataaaaaatctacaagtaaatagggacaaaGTGAGTATCATTTTGGTCAAATAAGTTATGACTTTAAAACTCCTACTCCATCTGTCCAACAATAGTTGTCCACTATACTATTTTGGGATGTCCAATAATACTTATCCACTTTTGTAATCAATGGaacattttcattaattatagtaatttatctattacatttttcaagatattgtatttattataaacTGAACCCATCCGTAGCCTCTTAAATTTGACATCAATTTTCACTTAAACACCTCAAAtagattttgttcattttaaacacctCAAGTAGGGGTCTATATGTCATCTTGACACCTTTTTGTCAATCAGCTATAATTACAAGGTATGTGTAACACATATGCGGGTGAAATGACATGATGACTAATTAAAAGCTGACATGTGCATTtgaatgtaaaaataataacgttaaaataaattattgaaaaaaattaatttttcagcaaaaataaataagtaaaattacttattttctaCCACCCCACCCCACCTTATATCACTCTCACCTCTACCCCATCTGTCTTACATCTCTTTTGTCTCCCCAACTCTACAACCATTTTCTTGATTcttcttccaattttttttagaaaatcattagattttaggatttttttgattgattttgaaaattatatatgacattcttctaattttttttgaaaaaaaaagtgtgtCTTGTTCTAAAATATCTTTCCAAAATTAGTgtgatgatttttaaaaattttgttcttataaacgtttttaaaattagtgtgatagtttttctattttatttttcatattttgtaagGTTCTTTATCATGAATTTTCATGGGGGAAGGTGGAATAAGTGGAGGactaaaaagtgaagaagaaggaaaaaaattcaaaaaaaaaaaaacaacttctCACGCGCTCAAAATGGGTGCAACACAAAATATATCAAGACAGCAAAAAGTGTTAAAATGATACAGCGGGACTCAACATGGGGTgtctaaaataaacaaagtcTAGTTGAAGtgtccaagtgaaaattgatgtCAATTTTAGGGAGCTACCGATGGGTTCAACCTTAGTGAAAATTGATGTCAACTTTAGGGGCTACCGATGAGTTCaacctttattatattcaaTGGGTCATATAATAAATTATCTTTCTATGATAGTTTATTAAGAAgtgtacaaaattaataataaatactcCCTTCGTCCACAAAGGTTTGGCAGATATACTAAAAGTAGTTGTCCAAGATTATTTGTCAatttaaacaatcaagaaataattagttattttttctaattttgccCTTAATAATTATTCCATTTTATTCAATTGAAAATTTATGTAGActtttgatattgttgttatAGTAGGGTTATATAGTCAAATTACACTTTatattaagggtgtgtttggtatgaaggaaaacatagTTTTggaaatgttttccaaatcaactcattttcctcaaaattaaggaaaatgacttcccttcaaaagttaaggaaaacattttccaaaattgtcatccaacttcaattttttttttgaaaaacatcaatttttaaaaaatattttcaatctcaaaattttatattttcactcCGTCCTCCTCTCAACCCCGTTCATCCCTCCACCccattccaaaaaaaaattaaatttctttttaaaaaaatattttcaattttcaatttttttttcacaccGATCTCGGactccaccaccaccacaaaaaaatataaatttttttaaaaagaaaatttcaacttcaaaatttcattttttcaccgTACCCCCTACCCTCNNNNNNNNNNNNNNNNNNNNNNNNNNNNNNNNNNNNNNNNNNNNNNNNNNNNNNNNNNNNNNNNNNNNNNNNNNNNNNNNNNNNNNNNNNNNNNNNNNNNNNNNNNNNNNNNNNNNNNNNNNNNNNNNNNNNNNNNNNNNNNNNNNNNNNNNNNNNNNNNNNNNNNNNNNNNNNNNNNNNNNNNNNNNNNNNNNNNNNNNNNNNNNNNNNNNNNNNNNNNNNNNNNNNNNNNNNNNNNNNNNNNNNNNNNNNNNNNNNNNNNNNNNNNNNNNNNNNNNNNNNNNNNNNNNNNNNNNNNNNNNNNNNNNNNNNNNNNNNNNNNNNNNNNNNNNNNNNNNNNNNNNNNNNNNNNNNNNNNNNNNNNNNNNNNNNNNNNNNNNNNNNNNNNNNNNNNNNNNNNNNNNNNNNNNNNNNNNNNNNNNNNNNNNNNNNNNNNNNNNNNNNNNNNNNNNNNNNNNNNNNNNNNNNNNNNNNNNNNNNNNNNNNNNNNNNNNNNNNNNNNNNNNNNNNNNNNNNNNNNNNNNNNNNNNNNNNNNNNNNNNNNNNNNNNNNNNNNNNNNNNNNNNNNNNNNNNNNNNNNNNNNNNNNNNNNNNNNNNNNNNNNNNNNNNNNNNNNNNNNNNNNNNNNNNNNNNNNNNNNNNNNNNNNNNNNNNNNNNNNNNNNNNNNNNNNNNNNNNNNNNNNNNNNNNNNNNNNNNNNNNNNNNNNNNNNNNNNNNNNNNNNNNNNNNNNNNNNNNNNNNNNNNNNNNNNNNNNNNNNNNNNNNNNNNNNNNNNNNNNNNNNNNNNNNNNNNNNNNNNNNNNNNNNNNNNNNNNNNNNNNNNNNNNNNNNNNNNNNNNNNNNNNNNNNNNNNNNNNNNNNNNNNNNNNNNNNNNNNNNNNNNNNNNNNNNNNNNNNNNNNNNNNNNNNNNNNNNNNNNNNNNNNNNNNNNNNNNNNNNNNNNNNNNNNNNNNNNNNNNNNNNNNNNNNNNNNNNNNNNNNNNNNNNNNNNNN
The window above is part of the Solanum pennellii chromosome 5, SPENNV200 genome. Proteins encoded here:
- the LOC107020343 gene encoding inactive leucine-rich repeat receptor-like protein kinase CORYNE isoform X1 → MGTVLKLCFLCLQLISVHCHGRILKDDNSSSDLFKNRFQRIFLSILFGMFTGLICALVFAWLVRSFVRYINKAPILKGPVVFSPKIPPKTLQSALDNDTQLIGSSNSGKYFRTVLDNGLTVAVKRMEPGSPQLHTKSFKRRIQHELELIAGLRHRNLMSLRAYVRESNTFFLVYDYVNSGSLEDVMNKVRENQLQLTWEVRLRIAVGIVKALQYLHFSCNPTVLHRNLKPTNVMLDAEFEPRLADCGLAKIIPTLNLPAASNYGPPESFQSCSRYTDKSDVFSFGVILGVLLTGKYPTDPFFGDTSTGGSLACWLQRLQEAGDAREALDKSILGEEVEEDEMLMAVKIAVVCLSDMPADRPSSDELVSMLTQLNSF
- the LOC107020343 gene encoding inactive leucine-rich repeat receptor-like protein kinase CORYNE precursor; protein product: MGTVLKLCFLCLQLISVHCHGRILKDDNSSSDLFKNRFQRIFLSILFGMFTGLICALVFAWLVRSFVRYINKAPILKGPVVFSPKIPPKTLQSALDNDTQLIGSSNSGKYFRTVLDNGLTVAVKRMEPGSPQLHTKSFKRRIQHELELIAGLRHRNLMSLRAYVRESNTFFLVYDYVNSGSLEDVMNKVRENQLQLTWEVRLRIAVGIVKALQYLHFSCNPTVLHRNLKPTNVMLDAEFEPRLADCGLAKIIPTLNLPAASNYGPPESFQSCRYTDKSDVFSFGVILGVLLTGKYPTDPFFGDTSTGGSLACWLQRLQEAGDAREALDKSILGEEVEEDEMLMAVKIAVVCLSDMPADRPSSDELVSMLTQLNSF